The following coding sequences are from one Candidatus Nitrohelix vancouverensis window:
- a CDS encoding LysE family translocator, producing the protein MTWNVAFTLFSAMFALAITPDASALAVVARSVGSGLAHAFVTTLGIIAGDFIFIFLAIYGLWSIQDLVPEGLVFVKYLGGAYLIWMGIGLWRSRPSVESSDQTAQTSWGGDFLVGLLITLGDPKAILFYMSFLPAFIDLTAISMHDAGLILLIAALALGAAKTGYAVLALKALSLLNDGGMQNTLNRFAGATMVGIGLYLAMKS; encoded by the coding sequence TTGACCTGGAACGTCGCCTTCACCTTATTCAGCGCCATGTTTGCGCTGGCCATAACGCCGGACGCCAGCGCCCTTGCTGTCGTTGCGCGTTCTGTGGGATCGGGTTTGGCGCATGCTTTCGTTACCACGCTGGGTATCATTGCCGGGGATTTTATTTTTATTTTTCTGGCTATTTATGGTCTCTGGTCCATTCAGGATTTGGTTCCCGAAGGATTGGTATTCGTCAAATACCTGGGCGGGGCCTACCTGATCTGGATGGGAATTGGATTGTGGCGTTCTCGACCCTCCGTTGAATCGTCGGATCAAACTGCGCAGACTTCCTGGGGCGGTGATTTTCTTGTCGGATTGTTGATTACCCTGGGCGATCCCAAGGCGATTCTTTTCTATATGAGTTTTCTTCCTGCGTTTATTGATTTAACCGCGATATCAATGCATGACGCGGGCCTCATCCTGTTGATCGCGGCGCTCGCCCTGGGCGCGGCGAAGACAGGATATGCGGTTTTGGCGTTGAAAGCGCTGAGCCTTTTAAATGATGGGGGAATGCAAAATACCCTGAACCGCTTCGCTGGCGCTACGATGGTGGGCATAGGCCTTTATCTTGCGATGAAATCCTGA
- a CDS encoding TIGR00645 family protein, producing the protein MSQKIEACLEKFIFNSRWLLAPFFLGLVVSIILLFIKFFQELTHLITEVVSLSEGEVIIGVLALIDITLIGSLLLMIIFSGYEIFVSKIDVGEHLDRPDWMGKVDFSGLKLKVIGAIVAISAIHLLRTFMEIPNEPSEANTEMFLWKVVIHMSFVLSGVFFALMDRIAAGTPDH; encoded by the coding sequence ATGTCACAAAAAATTGAAGCCTGTTTAGAAAAATTCATATTCAACAGTCGATGGTTGCTGGCCCCATTTTTTCTTGGCCTGGTTGTCAGCATCATTTTACTTTTTATAAAGTTTTTTCAGGAACTGACTCATTTGATTACCGAGGTCGTCAGCCTTTCTGAAGGAGAAGTTATCATTGGCGTTTTGGCATTGATCGATATCACCCTGATTGGGTCTTTGTTGCTGATGATTATTTTTTCCGGTTATGAAATTTTTGTTTCTAAGATCGATGTGGGCGAGCATTTGGACCGGCCCGACTGGATGGGGAAGGTGGATTTTAGCGGCCTCAAGTTGAAGGTGATCGGAGCGATCGTCGCCATTTCCGCGATTCATTTGTTAAGGACGTTCATGGAAATTCCAAACGAACCGTCTGAGGCGAATACGGAGATGTTTTTGTGGAAGGTTGTGATTCATATGTCTTTTGTGCTGAGCGGCGTTTTCTTTGCGCTGATGGATCGTATCGCCGCAGGGACTCCGGATCATTGA
- a CDS encoding VOC family protein yields MIVIKKIDHIVLRTERPDAMIAFYCGTLGCAVERQLPDIGITQLRAGECLIDIVAVDSEIGRMGGGAPSASGNNLDHFCLQLEAFDENELSAFLKGRGVELGEFVNRYGAQGTGRSLYIKDTDGNTIELKAIQAS; encoded by the coding sequence ATGATTGTAATCAAAAAAATTGATCACATTGTTTTACGAACGGAGCGTCCTGACGCTATGATTGCGTTTTACTGCGGTACGCTTGGCTGTGCTGTGGAAAGGCAGTTGCCGGATATCGGGATCACGCAATTGCGGGCGGGCGAGTGTCTGATCGATATCGTCGCTGTAGACAGCGAGATCGGTCGTATGGGAGGCGGCGCGCCATCTGCAAGCGGAAACAATCTGGATCATTTTTGTTTGCAGTTGGAGGCGTTCGACGAGAATGAGTTGAGCGCATTTTTGAAAGGTCGCGGCGTCGAGCTAGGAGAATTTGTCAATCGCTACGGCGCTCAGGGGACAGGGCGTTCCTTATATATTAAAGATACGGACGGCAATACGATCGAACTGAAAGCGATTCAAGCTAGCTAA
- the zntB gene encoding zinc transporter ZntB, whose protein sequence is MLNEGGLIAAYILDGKGKGIKIGWEEIRSWTPDKGILWVHLDYTSAEAQQWINQEAHLEEVPKGSLLEVETRPRCALYSDGLLLTLRGVNLLPLSDPEDMVAIRIWIEENRIISTRKRKLLSVEDLRNSIEKGSGPRTPAEFLVELSDRLVNRMADVIDQIDDSVDHLQDQVLTEESHQLRPIIAGCRRQAIALRRYLGPQREALSKLYNERVQWLEDVDRMRLREISDRMMRYIEDLDTSRERASVAQEELMSRLSENMEKRMYVISIVSVVFLPLSFITGLLGINVGGIPGSEDKTAFMMVCIFLIIMVAIQFWIFKIKKWL, encoded by the coding sequence ATGTTAAATGAAGGCGGTTTGATCGCGGCATATATTCTCGATGGCAAAGGTAAAGGCATTAAAATCGGATGGGAAGAAATTCGATCCTGGACTCCAGACAAGGGAATTCTCTGGGTGCACCTTGATTACACATCCGCCGAAGCCCAACAATGGATCAATCAGGAAGCCCATTTAGAAGAAGTCCCCAAAGGCTCCCTTCTCGAAGTTGAAACCCGCCCCAGATGCGCTCTGTATAGTGATGGATTACTGCTGACACTGAGAGGCGTCAACCTGCTACCCCTGTCCGACCCCGAAGATATGGTCGCCATTCGTATCTGGATCGAAGAAAACAGAATCATCTCCACCCGAAAAAGAAAATTACTCTCCGTGGAAGATTTGCGAAACTCAATTGAAAAGGGAAGCGGACCTCGAACTCCCGCTGAGTTTTTAGTTGAACTTAGCGACCGCCTGGTCAACCGAATGGCGGATGTCATCGATCAAATCGACGACAGCGTGGATCACCTGCAAGATCAGGTCCTCACCGAAGAAAGTCATCAACTGCGGCCCATCATCGCTGGATGCCGCCGCCAGGCAATCGCGTTGAGAAGGTACCTTGGCCCCCAACGAGAAGCTCTGTCAAAACTTTACAATGAACGCGTTCAATGGCTGGAGGATGTGGATCGCATGCGCCTGAGAGAAATATCCGACCGCATGATGCGTTACATAGAAGACCTGGACACCTCGCGCGAGCGCGCTTCTGTCGCACAGGAAGAGTTGATGAGCCGCCTTTCCGAGAATATGGAAAAAAGAATGTATGTCATCTCCATCGTTTCCGTTGTCTTTCTTCCTCTCAGCTTCATCACCGGCCTGCTCGGCATCAATGTCGGCGGCATTCCGGGGAGCGAGGACAAAACCGCATTCATGATGGTCTGTATTTTCCTCATAATCATGGTCGCCATCCAGTTCTGGATTTTCAAAATAAAAAAATGGTTATGA
- a CDS encoding mechanosensitive ion channel, with protein MDILIEQLKTLWNLFSAPLFELGSSHISIASLFVVLTILAGFVIVSKIIERGVRSALKNKAIDPGIKGSIERFSRYITITLGAFIALDTIGISLTSLAALGAVLMVGIGFGLQNIAQNFISGIIILLERPIKQGDIVYVGGVSGKVLDIRVRSTIIETRDDVAIIVPNSQFIAEQVINDSFSGEKIRRTLKVGVAYGSDVEKVTEILMKVAEDQKQVLETPSAKVFFMDFGSSSLDFELRFWVNELWTTDGILSDLRYAVDREFRNAGVTIPFPQQDLHIKSCETNFKLAHESSNS; from the coding sequence ATGGACATCCTCATAGAGCAACTTAAAACCTTATGGAATCTTTTCAGCGCTCCCTTGTTCGAACTGGGCAGCAGCCATATATCAATAGCTTCTCTGTTTGTGGTCCTGACCATACTCGCCGGTTTTGTGATCGTTTCCAAAATCATCGAACGCGGCGTGAGAAGCGCGCTAAAGAACAAAGCCATCGATCCCGGCATCAAAGGATCGATTGAAAGATTTTCAAGATACATCACGATCACTCTGGGAGCGTTCATCGCCCTCGACACCATCGGCATCAGCCTCACCTCACTCGCCGCATTGGGCGCCGTGCTCATGGTGGGCATTGGTTTTGGACTACAGAATATCGCGCAGAACTTCATCTCAGGCATCATCATTCTACTGGAACGACCGATCAAACAGGGCGACATTGTTTACGTCGGCGGAGTCTCCGGAAAAGTTCTCGATATTCGCGTTCGCTCCACCATCATCGAAACACGCGACGACGTGGCAATCATCGTTCCAAACTCGCAGTTCATCGCCGAGCAAGTTATCAACGATAGTTTTTCAGGAGAGAAAATTCGAAGAACGCTCAAGGTGGGCGTCGCTTATGGTTCTGATGTCGAGAAGGTAACGGAGATATTAATGAAAGTCGCCGAAGACCAGAAACAAGTCCTTGAAACCCCCAGCGCCAAAGTATTCTTCATGGACTTTGGAAGTTCTTCGCTGGATTTTGAATTGCGATTCTGGGTGAACGAACTCTGGACCACCGATGGCATTCTTTCCGATTTAAGGTACGCCGTCGACCGCGAATTCAGGAATGCAGGAGTGACTATCCCCTTCCCGCAACAGGACCTGCACATCAAATCCTGCGAAACCAATTTCAAGCTGGCCCACGAGTCGTCCAATTCTTGA
- a CDS encoding PAS domain S-box protein, translating into MLVLFGWHTNRPILIQVDLEWTPMQYNTALGFLACGVAGTLAYFSRPRSSSAISLIPILLGSLTLIEYVIGVNLFIDDFFFEHYITTGSSHIGRMAPNTAICFILAGASLILSCPFPNSSSRRQFFVATLGGALLISLSLIAALGYLTGHESFFGWGSMTRMAIHTTTAFFILGIGLVASSMEHSKAEKSVIVFSIITMSSVMLTVTVLAVMQSAVERDVKSTLQASLARTLTELDIWRIGVIRNSSTWSEFPGVKENALALLNAPRSKQSLLAHPSGEKLDSLLRPIMERFEYDGYILISPDYTNTASMLKGNIGKKNILADVKNYLPRAFAGETFITPPLKSEIPLHVLSGDANRRAPTMFSLAPVHDDEGNVIGVLAFRLSPFKNFTPILRLGILGRTGETYAFDASGQMLSESRFTHQLEQIGLIPAGSSSILNIEVNDPGVNLLKGMTPSLPRDKQPLTLMAGQAIQGKKGSNITGYRDYRGVTVVGSWVWYDPMDMGIATEIDLQEMYESYNFFRNAVLFLQVSMIGLLIVFATQLGRRRRELTQKETMFRAIADASPIGLYKIDCSGRYIYVNEKWRDITGISQEDALKIQWFKTIQSEDQGRILESWNIAVQQGKPFEAEYRIKTKERNSIWVRAHVSPDRDENDKIIGHIGTIADVTARIANERQLKLYSENLEQLVAERTRELNQTFKQLLHSEKLASLGRITGSISHEFNNPLQGIRNIIEILNDANLSKDEHRLSLLAKKECDRLADMIRNLRDFYKPSTGQTSAIDINHCIEGVLALQMKSFDRKGIKVQKHFSDSLPKIEAIEDQIKQVIWNLVQNASDAISDNNGEIIVSTEMQNSDTILITINDTGAGLSDIDKKLIFDPFFTTKGVDGTGLGLSICYSIVQAHGGNINVEETGKYTTFTVTLPASHALANVGDRNSKL; encoded by the coding sequence TTGCTTGTTCTATTCGGATGGCACACCAACCGTCCTATTCTGATCCAGGTGGATTTGGAATGGACGCCCATGCAATACAACACTGCTTTGGGTTTCCTCGCTTGCGGAGTCGCCGGAACGCTTGCCTATTTTTCCCGCCCCCGAAGTTCCAGCGCAATCAGCCTCATCCCCATACTGCTTGGCTCTCTTACCCTGATCGAATATGTGATCGGCGTTAATCTGTTCATTGATGATTTTTTCTTCGAGCATTACATAACGACGGGCTCCTCTCACATTGGACGCATGGCTCCCAACACGGCAATTTGTTTCATACTGGCCGGAGCTTCGCTGATACTGTCCTGTCCATTTCCAAATTCAAGCTCCAGAAGACAATTCTTTGTCGCAACGCTTGGCGGCGCCTTGCTCATCTCGCTTTCCCTGATAGCAGCGCTGGGCTACTTGACCGGCCACGAGTCCTTCTTCGGCTGGGGTTCCATGACGCGCATGGCCATTCACACAACGACCGCTTTTTTCATTCTCGGAATTGGACTGGTCGCCAGTTCTATGGAACATAGTAAAGCTGAAAAAAGCGTCATCGTTTTTTCAATCATCACCATGAGTTCCGTGATGCTGACGGTGACCGTTCTTGCCGTCATGCAAAGCGCGGTTGAGAGGGACGTGAAATCGACATTACAAGCCTCTCTCGCGCGCACGCTCACAGAGTTGGATATCTGGCGGATTGGCGTCATAAGAAACAGCTCCACCTGGTCGGAGTTCCCCGGCGTTAAAGAAAACGCCCTCGCGCTGTTGAATGCGCCTCGATCCAAGCAAAGTCTGCTCGCGCATCCTTCCGGAGAAAAACTGGACTCTCTTCTGCGCCCCATCATGGAGAGGTTCGAGTACGACGGATACATTCTCATCTCCCCTGACTACACGAATACGGCCTCTATGCTGAAAGGCAACATTGGCAAGAAAAATATATTGGCCGACGTAAAAAACTACCTTCCCAGAGCTTTTGCAGGTGAAACCTTTATCACGCCGCCTTTAAAATCTGAGATTCCTCTTCACGTTCTATCGGGAGACGCAAACCGGCGCGCTCCAACCATGTTTTCTCTGGCTCCCGTTCATGACGACGAGGGCAATGTGATCGGCGTTCTTGCCTTCCGTCTCAGTCCTTTCAAAAATTTCACGCCCATTCTGCGACTTGGAATTCTGGGTAGAACGGGAGAAACCTACGCCTTTGATGCAAGCGGACAAATGCTTTCGGAAAGCCGCTTCACCCATCAACTGGAACAAATAGGACTCATCCCAGCCGGCTCATCCAGCATCCTCAACATTGAAGTCAATGACCCCGGAGTCAATCTTCTAAAGGGAATGACGCCCTCATTACCGAGAGACAAACAACCGCTAACCTTAATGGCTGGCCAGGCAATCCAAGGAAAGAAAGGAAGTAATATCACCGGTTATCGCGATTATCGCGGCGTCACCGTCGTCGGCAGTTGGGTCTGGTACGACCCGATGGACATGGGAATAGCGACAGAGATTGACTTGCAGGAAATGTACGAATCCTATAATTTCTTCCGCAACGCGGTTCTCTTCCTGCAAGTGAGCATGATCGGTCTGCTCATCGTATTTGCCACTCAATTGGGCCGACGCCGACGCGAATTAACGCAGAAAGAGACTATGTTCAGAGCCATCGCCGATGCATCTCCTATCGGGCTTTACAAGATCGACTGCTCGGGTCGCTATATCTATGTCAACGAGAAATGGCGCGATATCACGGGCATATCGCAGGAAGATGCATTGAAAATCCAATGGTTCAAAACCATACAAAGCGAAGATCAAGGGCGTATCCTCGAGTCATGGAATATCGCCGTTCAGCAGGGGAAACCGTTTGAGGCTGAATATCGCATCAAAACCAAAGAGAGAAACTCCATTTGGGTCCGCGCCCATGTAAGCCCGGACAGAGATGAAAATGATAAAATCATAGGGCATATAGGGACGATTGCCGATGTCACGGCAAGAATAGCTAACGAACGTCAATTGAAATTATACAGCGAAAATCTGGAGCAGTTGGTGGCCGAACGCACCAGAGAACTGAACCAAACCTTCAAACAATTGCTTCACTCCGAAAAGCTGGCGTCGCTAGGAAGGATCACCGGTTCCATTTCGCATGAATTCAATAATCCCCTTCAGGGCATTCGAAATATCATTGAAATATTGAACGACGCGAACTTAAGCAAGGATGAACACCGTTTGAGCCTGCTCGCAAAGAAAGAATGCGATCGACTGGCGGATATGATCCGTAATCTTCGAGATTTTTATAAACCTTCGACGGGACAGACAAGCGCGATTGACATCAACCACTGCATTGAAGGCGTGCTTGCGCTTCAGATGAAATCCTTCGATCGAAAGGGAATCAAAGTTCAGAAACATTTTTCCGATTCACTGCCCAAAATTGAAGCCATTGAGGATCAGATCAAACAGGTCATTTGGAATCTGGTTCAAAATGCGTCCGATGCCATTTCCGATAACAATGGAGAAATCATCGTATCCACTGAGATGCAAAACAGCGACACCATTTTGATAACAATCAACGATACGGGAGCGGGGCTTTCCGATATCGACAAGAAATTGATTTTTGACCCGTTTTTTACGACCAAAGGCGTTGATGGAACGGGATTGGGTCTGTCAATCTGCTACAGCATCGTTCAGGCGCATGGCGGTAATATTAATGTTGAGGAAACCGGGAAGTACACGACTTTTACAGTCACCCTTCCCGCCTCACACGCTCTGGCAAATGTGGGTGATCGTAATAGCAAATTATAG
- a CDS encoding response regulator, with the protein MSKHSILIIDDEEVITESMSHILEQAQYKVYTAPNGQTGIEAFKNERPQLVITDLMMSGIDGIDVLKEIKSDSPEALVIILTGHGELESAIEAVHYGASEYLLKPCNKTEILHRVKECFEKREMQIQIKAYEKIIPVCCQCRKIRDDRGRPHESGEWVFADEFIERHSDLDASHTYCNDCAEKIINS; encoded by the coding sequence ATGTCAAAACATTCAATTCTTATCATAGACGATGAAGAAGTCATCACTGAAAGTATGTCTCATATCTTGGAACAAGCGCAATATAAGGTTTATACAGCGCCTAATGGTCAAACAGGAATAGAAGCGTTTAAAAATGAAAGGCCTCAACTCGTCATCACCGACCTGATGATGAGCGGCATCGACGGCATCGACGTATTGAAAGAGATAAAATCTGATAGCCCGGAAGCCCTGGTCATCATCCTGACCGGCCATGGCGAATTGGAATCGGCCATCGAAGCGGTGCATTATGGAGCTTCTGAATATTTGCTCAAACCTTGCAATAAAACTGAGATATTGCATCGGGTGAAGGAGTGCTTTGAAAAACGAGAGATGCAGATACAAATCAAGGCCTACGAAAAAATAATTCCCGTCTGTTGCCAATGTAGAAAAATTCGGGACGACCGCGGCAGGCCTCATGAAAGTGGGGAATGGGTTTTTGCAGATGAATTCATCGAGCGCCATTCCGATCTTGACGCATCCCACACGTATTGCAACGACTGCGCGGAAAAGATCATCAACTCATGA
- the pyk gene encoding pyruvate kinase: protein MKQTLTKIVATLGPTTGTLPSVRALAKAGVNVFRLNLSHGDHSTLSDWVRNIRIVEREMGCFLGILLDLQGPKIRVGRLGPEGLRLRKGATVVFSTHKKPASGIIPVQFEKFHKSVGPGDRVYLNDGQFCVRVESVSGREVTAQVINGGLLTDFKGINLPDAKLSESPLTPKDRKDLAFGLEQKVDFVALSFVGRAADITQLRKLIQAQGGDVDIVAKIERRQAVENIESIVEVSDVVMVARGDLGIEIPLAEVPVVQRKILTVCARQSRPVIIATQMLESMIENARPTRAEASDVANAVFCKADAVMLSGETAAGKYPVAAVKVMVETLKEAESYLVETERNGITTRESLADFPINKGIALTAVRMTGWLNAQAIVVFTQSGGTAKMVSSFHPMVPLFAFTARQAQARKLVLIRGVFPIWVDNKISFVEDMSELFEILKSKRWLNRGDRVIVTTGLPLGIPNWTNVIRVETVS from the coding sequence ATGAAACAGACGCTGACAAAAATAGTGGCGACTCTGGGGCCGACCACGGGGACTCTGCCAAGCGTGAGGGCCTTGGCGAAGGCTGGGGTCAATGTGTTTCGTTTGAATTTGTCGCATGGCGATCATTCGACTTTGAGCGATTGGGTTCGTAACATTCGCATTGTCGAAAGGGAGATGGGTTGTTTCCTGGGCATTCTGCTTGATTTGCAGGGACCCAAGATACGGGTTGGGAGGTTGGGGCCGGAGGGCCTGCGCTTGCGCAAGGGGGCGACCGTCGTGTTTTCGACGCATAAGAAGCCCGCTTCTGGAATCATTCCGGTGCAGTTTGAGAAATTTCATAAATCGGTCGGGCCTGGGGATCGCGTGTATTTGAACGACGGTCAGTTTTGCGTTCGCGTCGAGTCTGTATCCGGACGAGAGGTGACGGCGCAAGTCATTAACGGCGGATTGTTGACGGATTTCAAGGGCATCAACCTGCCGGACGCGAAATTATCCGAGTCGCCCTTAACGCCCAAGGATCGTAAAGATTTGGCCTTCGGTCTGGAACAGAAGGTGGACTTCGTTGCTCTGTCCTTTGTCGGGCGCGCCGCAGACATCACGCAATTGCGTAAATTGATCCAGGCGCAAGGCGGCGATGTGGATATCGTCGCCAAGATCGAGCGTCGTCAGGCGGTGGAGAATATAGAGTCGATTGTCGAAGTTTCCGATGTTGTTATGGTGGCGCGCGGCGATTTAGGGATCGAGATTCCTCTGGCGGAAGTGCCGGTGGTACAGCGAAAGATATTGACCGTTTGCGCGCGGCAATCGCGCCCGGTGATCATCGCCACGCAGATGCTGGAGTCGATGATTGAGAATGCGCGACCCACCCGCGCGGAAGCGTCGGATGTTGCGAACGCCGTTTTTTGCAAGGCGGACGCCGTCATGCTTTCGGGCGAAACGGCGGCGGGCAAGTATCCCGTGGCGGCGGTCAAGGTGATGGTGGAGACCTTGAAAGAGGCGGAATCGTATCTGGTCGAAACGGAACGCAATGGCATCACAACGCGCGAATCGCTAGCGGATTTCCCCATCAACAAGGGCATCGCCTTAACGGCGGTTCGCATGACTGGCTGGTTGAATGCGCAGGCGATTGTGGTGTTCACCCAATCGGGAGGAACGGCAAAAATGGTGTCGTCGTTTCATCCGATGGTTCCTCTGTTTGCATTCACGGCGAGGCAGGCTCAGGCGCGCAAGCTGGTCTTGATACGAGGCGTGTTTCCCATTTGGGTGGATAATAAAATCAGTTTTGTCGAGGACATGAGCGAATTGTTTGAAATACTGAAATCCAAGCGCTGGCTGAATCGCGGCGATCGGGTGATTGTCACGACGGGATTGCCTCTGGGCATCCCCAACTGGACCAACGTGATTCGCGTTGAAACGGTTTCCTGA
- a CDS encoding sterol desaturase family protein has translation MDVQAIRFYIFLGVFVLMVILEALIPRHRTVDSKLRRFGINLGITGVNIVIARVLLGAAAVGAAQFAENQGWGILNWTEFPPMVELVFAVVFMDFMIYVQHVVVHMIPFFWRFHIVHHSDLDLDVSSGLRFHPVEIIASMLFKIILVLGLGPSPLAVLAFEAILNGMAMFSHSNIKLPDHVDRALRKVIVTPDMHRIHHSVEVNETNSNYGFNLSIWDRFLGTYIPEGKRPQPEIVIGVQQFRRPSEVGFTELLKMPFELHNPRYFSGDLR, from the coding sequence ATGGACGTACAAGCGATTCGATTTTATATTTTTCTCGGCGTGTTCGTATTGATGGTGATTCTGGAAGCGCTCATCCCGCGCCACCGGACGGTGGATTCGAAGCTCCGGCGTTTTGGCATCAATCTGGGGATCACCGGCGTGAACATCGTCATTGCGCGCGTGTTGCTTGGAGCGGCGGCGGTGGGGGCCGCGCAATTTGCGGAAAATCAGGGCTGGGGCATTCTCAACTGGACCGAGTTCCCGCCGATGGTCGAGCTGGTTTTCGCTGTTGTGTTCATGGATTTCATGATCTACGTTCAGCACGTGGTCGTGCATATGATCCCGTTTTTCTGGCGTTTTCACATCGTTCATCATTCAGATCTGGATCTGGACGTTTCATCGGGATTGCGTTTTCATCCCGTTGAGATCATCGCGTCCATGTTGTTTAAAATCATTCTGGTGCTTGGATTGGGGCCTTCTCCGCTGGCGGTGTTGGCGTTTGAGGCGATCTTGAACGGCATGGCGATGTTTTCGCATTCGAACATCAAGTTGCCGGATCATGTGGACCGGGCCTTGCGAAAAGTGATTGTTACGCCGGACATGCATCGCATCCATCATTCGGTGGAAGTGAACGAGACGAATTCCAACTACGGTTTCAATCTTTCAATCTGGGATCGTTTTCTGGGGACTTATATTCCTGAGGGAAAACGGCCTCAGCCTGAAATTGTGATCGGTGTGCAACAGTTTCGCAGGCCGAGCGAAGTGGGTTTTACTGAACTCTTGAAAATGCCGTTTGAACTGCACAACCCGCGATATTTTTCCGGCGATCTGCGTTAG
- a CDS encoding MFS transporter: protein MPHTFGSEYITILKQNPSFRNLWYGQVISELGDWLNSIAIYALILELGDSGMALAGVMMAKLFPFVLVSPIAGVVVDRFSRKWVMILSDLGRFLLVLGFLAVDSSDDVWLIFSLTALAIALAGFFEPARSAIIPSLIPRKDLVVANALSSSTWSIMLAFGAAVGGVVVSIAGIRTAFLLDAVTFLFSAWFIFKLPEEKEEDAARARLSRKDGGWKNFIEGVKYLLSEPIILALSLLKSGLALAGCVMTLAPLYAHQMYARPQDVSLAIGLLYASRGVGAALGPPLVRKYFGDSAQVLHISIGAGFLLSGFFYYLFSFTTTLGLACTMLGLATLSGSLIWVFSSALIHMEAKGPLLGRVFSAELALMTLIMGLSNWAAGASIDYGAMTAYEVSRWMAVLITLPGFIWFAFVFLVRKRLAKGKCVGSVCSIDPSGFNPVAPMSGDTIEEPRL from the coding sequence ATGCCCCATACCTTTGGTTCCGAATACATCACCATTTTAAAGCAGAATCCTTCATTTAGAAACCTTTGGTATGGCCAGGTGATCTCCGAACTCGGCGACTGGCTCAACAGCATCGCCATCTATGCGCTGATCCTCGAACTGGGAGATTCCGGGATGGCTCTCGCCGGGGTCATGATGGCCAAGCTGTTTCCCTTCGTCCTCGTCAGCCCCATTGCCGGAGTGGTCGTCGACCGTTTCAGCAGAAAATGGGTGATGATCCTGTCCGACCTGGGTCGCTTCCTTCTCGTCCTCGGCTTCCTCGCCGTCGACAGTTCCGACGACGTCTGGCTCATCTTCAGCTTGACGGCTCTGGCGATCGCCCTGGCCGGGTTTTTCGAACCCGCGCGCAGCGCCATTATACCGTCGTTAATTCCAAGGAAAGACCTCGTGGTCGCAAACGCCCTGAGCAGTTCGACCTGGTCCATCATGCTGGCGTTCGGCGCGGCAGTCGGCGGCGTGGTTGTCAGCATCGCCGGAATTCGAACAGCCTTTCTGCTCGACGCGGTCACCTTTTTATTTTCCGCCTGGTTCATCTTCAAGCTCCCCGAAGAAAAAGAGGAAGATGCCGCTCGCGCTCGCTTGTCGCGCAAAGATGGGGGATGGAAAAATTTTATCGAGGGAGTCAAATACCTGCTCAGCGAACCGATCATTCTCGCCCTGTCCCTCCTCAAGTCAGGTCTGGCTCTGGCCGGATGCGTGATGACGCTGGCGCCCTTGTACGCGCATCAAATGTACGCCCGTCCGCAAGACGTTTCGCTCGCGATCGGTCTGCTCTATGCGTCGAGGGGCGTAGGCGCGGCGCTGGGGCCGCCTTTGGTGAGAAAGTATTTTGGAGACTCTGCGCAGGTCTTGCACATCTCCATTGGAGCGGGATTTTTATTGAGCGGATTTTTCTATTATCTGTTTTCCTTCACCACCACCCTCGGGCTCGCCTGTACCATGCTTGGACTGGCGACGCTGTCCGGCTCGCTCATCTGGGTGTTCAGCTCAGCCTTGATTCATATGGAAGCGAAAGGGCCATTGCTCGGTCGCGTTTTCAGCGCGGAGCTGGCCTTGATGACTTTGATCATGGGATTGAGCAACTGGGCGGCGGGCGCAAGCATCGACTATGGAGCGATGACGGCTTACGAAGTTTCGCGATGGATGGCGGTCCTCATCACTCTACCGGGGTTCATCTGGTTTGCTTTTGTTTTTCTGGTTCGCAAGCGATTAGCAAAGGGGAAATGCGTCGGTTCGGTGTGCTCCATCGACCCCAGCGGCTTCAACCCCGTCGCTCCCATGAGCGGCGACACCATTGAAGAGCCGAGACTCTGA